The Algoriphagus halophilus sequence ATAACAGGGCGATCTGAGGAATAAAGATGACTACTCCTCCAATCCCGGGTACGATCCCCTCTGAGATTAAACTAGTCAATGGGCCAGGAGGGAGAACGCTGTTTACCCACCCACTGATTTCTGCAAATAAACCATCGATCAAGTCCATTGGGACAGAAGCCCAAGTGAATATGGTTTGAAAAATCAACAGGAGAATGCCAATGAAGATGGCGTACCCAAATACAGGGTGAAGGAAAATCTTATCCAGGGTGGAAGCAGGTTTTTTTGCTTCTTTTTTAACCACACAGGACTCTACAAGATTGGTGATTTTTCTATACCGCAAGGTGGTCTCTTCCAACTGAGCACTTTCAAGGTCAAATTTTTGATCTGCAATCAATGATTGAATCCAAAGACGATCTTCTGGATTGATGGAACGGTCTTTTGGACCGAATCGAAGCATTTGATAGGCTCGATAGTCATTTTTAAGATCAAACTTCTCTTTAATTGGCTGAATTAAAGACTGGGGAATTACTTCAGAAATATCGAGGTAAGAGGAGTCTACACTGAAATTCTTCTCATGGATTAATGTCTTGATTTGTTCAAGGCCTTTAATTCCCCTGGCATCTGTGCTAAGAATAGGAACTCCCAGAGATTTGTAAATCTCATAACTACGGATTTCCAGGTTTTTTTTGGCTGCTAAGTCAGCCATGTTCAATATGATTGCAAGTTGAACGCCCAAATCAATGAGTTGGGTGGCTAAAAATAGCCCTCTTGAAAGTTGACAAGAGTCTATGACCATCAACACATAGTCCGGTCTTTTCTCTTTGTCAATATGGTTTAATACTCGATGAGCAATAATTTCGTCCTCGGAATTGGGATAAAGGCTGTAGGTACCTGGAAGATCTAAAATTTCGTAGGTAGCACCTTCATAATTCATCCACCCGGTTTTCTTGTCAACTGTAACTCCAGGATAGTTGCCTATTTTTTGGTTTAAACCAGTTAATTGGTTGAAAATCGTAGATTTCCCAACATTAGGATTGCCTATCAAGGCTATTTTTGGAGTTCGAGTGGTAGATCGAATAGTTGACTCAGACATGAATGTTATAGCAATTGAACCTCAATCAAGGCCGCTTCAGATTTTCTGAGTGCCAAAAGGGTTTCGTCCATTAGGAAAGCCATCGGCCCTCCCATAGGAGCTGCGTGATTTAAGGTTATGGTTTTACCGGGCAGAAAGCCAAGT is a genomic window containing:
- the feoB gene encoding ferrous iron transport protein B; translation: MSESTIRSTTRTPKIALIGNPNVGKSTIFNQLTGLNQKIGNYPGVTVDKKTGWMNYEGATYEILDLPGTYSLYPNSEDEIIAHRVLNHIDKEKRPDYVLMVIDSCQLSRGLFLATQLIDLGVQLAIILNMADLAAKKNLEIRSYEIYKSLGVPILSTDARGIKGLEQIKTLIHEKNFSVDSSYLDISEVIPQSLIQPIKEKFDLKNDYRAYQMLRFGPKDRSINPEDRLWIQSLIADQKFDLESAQLEETTLRYRKITNLVESCVVKKEAKKPASTLDKIFLHPVFGYAIFIGILLLIFQTIFTWASVPMDLIDGLFAEISGWVNSVLPPGPLTSLISEGIVPGIGGVVIFIPQIALLFGFLAILEDTGYMSRVVFLMDRWMRPFGLHGKSIVPLVSGVACAIPGVMAARNIGNWKEKIITILVTPLMSCSARLPVYIILIGLVVPNENFGFINLQALTLLGLYLLGILGVLVTAFSLKLILKSEEKSFLMVELPTYRTPRWKDVLLTMYNKSRTFVTEAGKVILAISVVLWVLASYGPPSKMEEIRTAGEERLAQAPEDQHELIESEISSQLLESSFIGIMGRGIEPVIKPLGYDWKIGIALITSFAAREVFVSTIATIYSIGSDVEDELTIREKLNQQINPSTGDKVFNKATAFSLMVFYVFAMQCMSTVAVVYRETKGWKWPLIQTVYMTVLAYVAALVTYNIFS
- a CDS encoding FeoA family protein, with amino-acid sequence MHITADTMTESRSAIIRQISASPLKINLMELGFLPGKTITLNHAAPMGGPMAFLMDETLLALRKSEAALIEVQLL